A stretch of Brassica napus cultivar Da-Ae chromosome C6, Da-Ae, whole genome shotgun sequence DNA encodes these proteins:
- the LOC106374820 gene encoding subtilisin-like protease SBT3.4 isoform X2, with the protein MSQLKIDINGKSSRNAYFTFAPPTRRIYLKLIVFSFFLSLLALIMADSTSSSTSEANVHIIYTEKPTNEEPKDYHLRTLSSVLGSDKAAKDALVYSYKEAASGFSAKLTPAQVAKISKKPGVIQVVSSQTYQLPKPVGGNFKLT; encoded by the exons ATGAGTCAacttaaaattgatataaatgGTAAAAGTTCACGTAACGCATATTTCACATTTGCGCCTCCAACAAGAAGAATCTACCTAAAACTCAtcgtcttctccttcttcttatcACTCCTTGCTCTGATCATGGCTGACTCTACCAGTTCATCAACGTCCGAAGCAAATGTTCACATCATCTACACCGAGAAGCCTACAAATGAGGAACCTAAAGACTATCATCTCCGTACCCTCTCCTCCGTTCTTGGCAG TGACAAAGCTGCAAAGGACGCTCTGGTTTACAGCTACAAGGAAGCTGCCTCTGGTTTCTCAGCTAAGCTCACCCCTGCGCAAGTTGCCAAAATCTCCA AAAAACCAGGTGTGATTCAAGTTGTGTCGAGCCAGACCTACCAGTTGCCCAAACCTGTTGGTGGTAATTTCAAGTTGACCTAA
- the LOC106376813 gene encoding ABC transporter G family member 25 yields the protein MSGFDGVENQMNGPDSSPRLPQDTCDQPSLLFSSSPCFPITLKFVDVCYRVKIHGKSSDSVKLKRLLGLEHKPSDEIPSTERTILSGVTGMVTPGEFMAVLGPSGSGKSTLLNAVAGRLHGTGLTGKILANDVKLTKQTLKRTGFVAQDDLLYPHLTVRETLVFVALLRLPRSLTRDVKIKAAESVISELGLEKCENTVVGNTFIRGISGGERKRVSIAHELLINPSLLVLDEPTSGLDATAALRLVQTLAGLAHEKGKTVVTSIHQPSSRVFQMFDTVLLLSEGKCLFVGKGRDAMAYFDSVGFSPAFPMNPADFLLDLANGVCQIDGTTEREKPDVRQTLAIAYDTLLAPNVKACIDASPSPAENARFVKTRKNARGIMSGLATWFSQLCILLHRLIKERRHESFDALRVFQVLAASLLCSLMWWHSDYRDVHDRLGLLFFISIFWGVLPSFNAVFTFPQERAIFTRERASGMYTLSSYFMAHVIGSLSMELVLPAAFLTLTYWMVGLRPGLIPFLLTLSVLLLYVLASQGLGLALGAAIMDAKKASTIVTVTMLAFVLTGGYYVNKVPSGMVWMKYVSTTFYCYRLLIAVQYGNGDAILAMVGCEPKGTHGAAKTAGCRFMEEEVIGDIGLWTSVSVLFFMFVGYRILAYLALRRIKL from the exons ATGTCAGGTTTTGACGGCGTTGAAAATCAAATGAACGGTCCAGATTCATCACCTCGTCTCCCTCAAGATACTTGTGATCAGCCTTCCTTATTATTTTCATCGTCTCCGTGTTTCCCAATCACCCTCAAG tTCGTCGATGTGTGTTACCGAGTGAAGATACATGGCAAGTCCAGCGATTCCGTGAAACTCAAGAGATTGTTGGGACTTGAACACAAACCGTCCGATGAGATCCCATCAACGGAGAGGACGATACTAAGCGGAGTCACCGGAATGGTGACACCTGGCGAGTTTATGGCCGTTCTCGGACCATCGGGAAGCGGTAAATCAACGCTGCTAAACGCGGTCGCAGGGAGACTCCATGGAACAGGCCTCACGGGAAAAATACTCGCCAACGACGTCAAACTAACGAAACAAACGTTAAAACGCACCGGCTTCGTGGCCCAGGACGATCTCCTCTACCCGCACTTGACCGTGCGCGAAACCCTAGTGTTCGTGGCCTTGCTCCGCCTCCCTCGGAGTCTAACTCGAGACGTCAAGATCAAAGCCGCCGAGTCGGTGATCTCCGAGCTCGGGCTCGAGAAATGCGAGAACACGGTGGTTGGCAACACGTTCATCAGGGGGATCTCGGGAGGTGAGAGGAAACGAGTGAGCATCGCTCACGAGCTGCTCATCAACCCGAGCCTTCTCGTTCTCGACGAGCCGACGTCGGGTCTCGACGCGACGGCGGCTCTGAGATTGGTCCAGACGCTGGCTGGGTTGGCTCATGAGAAAGGGAAGACGGTGGTGACGTCGATTCACCAGCCGTCGAGCCGCGTCTTTCAGATGTTTGACACTGTGCTGCTTTTGAGCGAAGGGAAGTGTTTGTTCGTCGGAAAAGGAAGAGACGCCATGGCTTACTTCGACTCCGTCGGATTCTCGCCGGCGTTTCCGATGAATCCGGCTGACTTCCTTCTCGATCTTGCTAACG GTGTCTGTCAGATTGACGGTACAACTGAGCGGGAAAAACCTGACGTGAGACAAACACTAGCCATTGCTTACGATACATTGCTAGCCCCAAACGTCAAAGCTTGCATCGACGCGTCACCTTCTCCCGCAGAGAACGCACGTTTtgtgaaaacaagaaaaaacgCTCGTGGAATAATGTCCGGTCTTGCAACATGGTTTAGTCAGCTATGCATCCTCCTCCATAGACTTATAAAAGAACGCCGCCACGAATCTTTTGATGCACTTCGTGTTTTCCAGGTCCTCGCGGCTTCACTACTATGCAGTCTCATGTGGTGGCACTCAGATTATCGAGACGTGCAC GACCGACTAGGACTACTCTTCTTCATATCTATTTTCTGGGGGGTACTTCCGTCATTTAACGCAGTCTTCACCTTTCCGCAAGAACGTGCGATTTTCACTCGAGAACGAGCGTCGGGTATGTACACACTCTCATCTTACTTCATGGCTCACGTCATCGGATCGCTCTCCATGGAACTCGTTCTCCCGGCAGCGTTCTTGACGCTAACTTACTGGATGGTCGGTCTACGTCCAGGGCTAATACCTTTCCTCCTCACCCTTTCCGTGCTATTGCTATACGTCTTAGCCTCTCAGGGACTAGGACTTGCCTTAGGCGCAGCTATCATGGACGCTAAAAAAGCCTCCACGATCGTGACTGTGACAATGCTAGCGTTTGTTTTAACGGGCGGTTACTATGTTAACAAAGTGCCATCAGGCATGGTGTGGATGAAATACGTTTCCACAACGTTTTATTGTTACCGTTTATTAATAGCGGTTCAGTACGGAAATGGCGATGCGATATTGGCGATGGTTGGATGCGAACCAAAGGGAACGCATGGAGCGGCAAAGACGGCTGGGTGCCGGTTTATGGAGGAGGAAGTGATCGGAGACATTGGATTGTGGACGAGCGTGAGCGTTTTGTTCTTCATGTTTGTTGGTTATAGAATATTGGCGTACTTGGCTTTGAGGCGTattaaactataa
- the BNAC06G32990D gene encoding uncharacterized protein BNAC06G32990D, whose product MDSSRTRTLARRSDPVNFPAKRNTCSRRSLSSSSFSSFSSCSSSSLVFQGDSPLNSPATPLRLLGVPFSWEHLPGKPKDYSHRLNHRLNKESSVILPLPPHRSTHFPVTGKNKKSNSLSKKNSFPVTEKDPFAAALLECSKDNDDDEDEREEERFRGNSGGSKSSIGDRFGLVSLYGSCRRTCTVTESIVYLPRTRKAASYDHLPRRRR is encoded by the coding sequence ATGGATTCTTCAAGAACCCGAACTTTAGCTAGAAGATCTGATCCGGTCAACTTTCCGGCGAAGAGAAACACTTGTTCCCGACgatctttatcttcttcttccttctcgtCATTCTCCTCTTGCTCCTCTAGCTCCCTCGTGTTTCAAGGCGACTCTCCTTTAAATTCTCCGGCGACTCCTCTTCGTCTCCTCGGTGTTCCATTCTCTTGGGAACACCTTCCAGGGAAACCCAAAGACTACTCTCACAGACTCAACCACCGCCTAAATAAAGAATCTTCAGTTATACTACCCCTCCCTCCTCACCGGAGTACACATTTTCCGGTCAccggaaaaaataaaaaatctaacagTTTAAGTAAGAAGAACAGCTTCCCGGTGACTGAGAAAGATCCCTTCGCGGCCGCGTTGTTGGAGTGTTCCAAAGACAACGACGACGATGAAGACGAGAGGGAAGAAGagagattccgaggaaactccggtGGATCAAAGAGCAGCATCGGCGACAGGTTTGGGTTAGTGAGTCTCTACGGTTCTTGTCGGAGAACTTGTACAGTGACAGAGTCCATTGTTTATCTCCCAAGAACAAGAAAAGCTGCTTCTTATGATCATCTGCCACGCCGTCGCCGTTAA